The Kiritimatiellia bacterium genome window below encodes:
- a CDS encoding lytic transglycosylase domain-containing protein: protein MNYRKSINGYARHAPVVRAVLAVLGAVTLLAQLALAGWRSARSSDTELADHQIRAWSQQKTEVTPAWAPEDCLVEAVIQVESGGNPRKVGKAGERGLMQIKKGTWREVTRRLYGKPLPFDRAFEPELNQIVGRAYLEYLGGFLRQNQARWQADELSLLLACYNAGPTRVEKGGFNPARWPAFTRDYVQRVTALREHYLAEGPPAARILIARVPPAVPSRS from the coding sequence ATGAACTACAGAAAGTCCATAAACGGGTACGCTCGCCACGCGCCGGTTGTCCGGGCGGTTCTGGCGGTGCTGGGCGCCGTGACGCTCCTGGCCCAGTTGGCCCTGGCCGGCTGGCGGAGCGCGCGGTCCTCCGATACAGAGCTCGCTGATCATCAGATCCGGGCGTGGAGCCAGCAAAAAACGGAGGTCACGCCGGCATGGGCTCCGGAAGATTGCCTGGTGGAAGCGGTGATCCAGGTGGAATCCGGGGGCAATCCCCGGAAAGTCGGCAAGGCCGGCGAGCGTGGCCTCATGCAGATCAAGAAGGGAACTTGGCGCGAGGTGACGAGGCGCCTGTACGGCAAGCCCCTTCCGTTCGACCGGGCCTTCGAGCCGGAACTCAACCAGATCGTCGGCCGGGCTTACCTGGAGTACCTTGGCGGTTTTCTGCGGCAGAACCAGGCCCGCTGGCAAGCCGACGAATTGTCCCTTCTGCTGGCCTGCTACAATGCCGGGCCCACGCGCGTGGAGAAGGGCGGCTTCAACCCGGCTCGCTGGCCGGCCTTCACGCGGGATTATGTCCAGCGCGTCACGGCCCTCCGCGAGCACTACCTGGCCGAAGGGCCGCCGGCCGCGCGGATATTGATCGCCCGCGTGCCTCCCGCGGTTCCCTCCCGCTCTTGA